A genome region from Arachis duranensis cultivar V14167 chromosome 6, aradu.V14167.gnm2.J7QH, whole genome shotgun sequence includes the following:
- the LOC107492493 gene encoding protein LOW PSII ACCUMULATION 1, chloroplastic gives MAVVVVGVGVQQQFLCSSESKWSIPTTPCNPLTSSILIRPFKKIQFSVISCSSSSSSSSSSSEAETQTAESCVNLGLQLFSKGRVKDALAQFETALTLNPNPVEAQAAFYNKACCHAYRGEGKKAADSLRIALREYNLKFGTILNDPDLASFRALPEFKELQEEARIGGEDIGNSFRRDLKLISEVQAPFRGVRRFFYVAFTAAAGISLFFTLPRLIRAIQGGDGAPDLLETAGNAAINIGGIVAFVALFFWDNKKEEEQIEQISRDETLSRLPLRLTTNRVVELVQLRDTVRPVILAGKKETVSLALQRAERFRTELVRRGVLLVPVIWGEGRETKTKTKIEKKGFGRPQKAAEALPSIGEDFDKRTQSIASKSKLKAEIRFKAEVVSQAEWEQWIRDQQKSEGVTVGEDVYIIMRLDGRIRRSGKGMPDWQQIVKELPEMEAFLSKLER, from the exons ATGGCTGTAGTTGTAGTTGGAGTTGGTGTGCAGCAACAGTTTTTGTGTTCCTCTGAATCAAAGTGGAGCATTCCAACTACGCCATGCAATCCCCTTACCAGCTCCATCCTCATACGCCCATTCaaaaagattcaattttcagtCATTTCatgctcctcttcttcttcttcttcttcttcttcttccgaaGCTGAAACTCAAACTGCTGAATCTTGCGTCAATTTGGGTCTTCAGCTCTTCTCCAAAGGAAGG GTTAAGGATGCTTTAGCCCAGTTTGAAACAGCGCTTACCTTGAATCCCAATCCTGTGGAGGCCCAAGCTGCTTTCTACAACAAAGCTTGCTGCCACGCATACAG AGGGGAAGGAAAGAAAGCTGCCGATAGTCTCCGTATTGCTTTGAGGGAATACAACCTAAAATTTGGTACAATTCTCAATGATCCAGACTTGGCCTCTTTTAGAGCTTTGCCTGAGTTCAAAGAACTACAAGAAGAG GCCAGGATAGGTGGGGAAGATATTGGCAACAGTTTCCGGAGAGATCTAAAACTTATTAGTGAAGTTCAGGCACCATTTCGTGGGGTTAGGAGGTTTTTTTATGTGGCATTCACAGCAGCTGCAGGAATATCATTGTTCTTCACTCTACCCAGGCTAATCCGTGCAATTCAAGGTGGTGATGGTGCTCCTGATCTACTGGAAACTGCAGGGAATGCTGCCATTAACATTGGAG GCATTGTTGCTTTTGTGGCATTATTTTTTTGGGACAATaaaaaggaggaggagcagATTGAACAAATATCTCGAGATGAGACACTATCAAGGCTGCCTTTGCGCTTAACAACTAATCGTGTAGTTGAACTTGTTCAGCTACGGGACACAGTTAGGCCG GTTATATTAGCTGGGAAAAAAGAAACAGTATCTTTGGCTTTGCAAAGAGCAGAACGATTTCGCACTGAGCTCGTTAGACGTGGTGTCCTGTTAGTTCCTGTCATATGGGGAGAAGGTAGGgaaaccaaaacaaaaacaaaaattgagaagaaaggTTTTGGTCGTCCACAAAAGGCTGCTGAAGCTCTTCCGTCCATTGGG GAAGATTTTGATAAGCGAACACAGTCCATAGCTTCAAAATCAAAGTTGAAAGCAGAAATCAGGTTCAAGGCTGAAGTTGTATCGCAAGCAGAATGGGAACA GTGGATAAGAGATCAGCAGAAATCTGAAGGAGTTACTGTTGGCGAAGACGTGTACATAATAATGCGCTTAGATGGGAGGATTCGAAGATCGGGGAAA GGAATGCCTGACTGGCAGCAAATTGTGAAGGAGCTACCAGAAATGGAAGCATTTTTGAGCAAGCTGGAAAGATGA
- the LOC107492495 gene encoding rapid alkalinization factor encodes MASAFVLLTLFMFTVVMSMSLPKATAVGDHRLRLVAMRARSCQGSIEECMEEGELVGMEFSSSHRRILATSQYISYQALQRNTVPCSQRGASYYNCKPGAEANPYTRGCATITRCRNS; translated from the coding sequence ATGGCAAGTGCCTTTGTCCTCCTAACCTTGTTTATGTTCACGGTAGTGATGTCCATGTCTCTGCCTAAGGCAACCGCCGTAGGCGACCATCGCCTAAGGTTGGTGGCAATGAGAGCAAGAAGTTGCCAAGGCTCCATAGAAGAGTGCATGGAAGAGGGTGAGTTGGTGGGGATGGAGTTTTCATCATCGCACAGGCGCATTCTAGCAACGTCGCAGTACATAAGCTATCAAGCGCTGCAGCGGAACACGGTACCATGCTCTCAAAGAGGTGCTTCCTACTACAACTGCAAGCCAGGTGCAGAGGCTAATCCTTATACCCGTGGTTGCGCCACCATCACTCGTTGCCGCAATAGTTAG
- the LOC107492496 gene encoding heat shock factor-binding protein, which yields MDGQDSEDPKQSTADMTVFVQNLLQQMQNRFQTMSDSIVTKIDEMGNRINELEQSINDLRAEMGVENSPAGGTKPEDSKEEGSA from the exons atg GACGGACAAGATTCGGAAGACCCAAAGCAAAGCACTGCTGATATGACAGTTTTT GTGCAAAATCTTCTTCAGCAGATG CAAAATAGATTCCAGACAATGTCTGACTCCATCGTCACAAAGA TTGATGAGATGGGAAACCGTATAAATGAGTTGGAGCAAAGCATCAATGACCTAAGGGCAGAGATGGGAGTGGAGAACTCGCCTGCAGGAGGTACCAAACCAGAAGATTCCAAAGAGGAGGGTTCAGCTTAA